Genomic DNA from Taurinivorans muris:
CAGGCTTTGAGGGCGTTTTGCAGTTCTTCTTTCAAATAAAGCTCGACGGCGGTATCGAGGGAATGCCCGATTTCTCCTGATTTACGCAAGGGCTCGATGGCTTTGGTTATTTCGGAGCGGATAAGGAGCAGTTGTTCCCAGTTTTTGCGGGCTTCTTCCGAAAGGGTGAAACCGTCGCGATTTAAGTCCTGGGTCGCAAAAATTGTTTTCGCTTCCGGCTTCAGGGCTTCCGGAATGTAGCGATAACTTTCTTCCGCCGTAAAGCTGAGAATCGGAGCCATATCACGCAATAAAATCATTAAGATATGGTAAAGGGCGGTTTGGGCTGAACGTCTTTCCCTGCTTTCGGGGTGGGAAGAATACAGTCTGTCCTTTAAGATGTCGAAATAGAATGCGCTGAGTTCCGTCGCGCAAAGTCCGTGCAGGGCATGGTAAACTTTATGAAATTCAAAGTTTTCATAAGCGTCTTGGATTTTGTTGTGCGTTTGCATGACGGTATCCAAGGCGAATCTGTCAAGGCTTTCCATTTCTCCCGCGGCAACCATGTTCTCTTTGCCGAGGTCGAAAATACTGCCGAGCATATAGCGGATGGTGTTGCGTATGCGGCGGTAAGCGTCCACAAGGCGGCTCATGATTTCGTCGGAAAAACGGATGTCTTCGCGGTAATCGACACTGGATACCCAAAGACGCAAAAGTTCCGCGCCGTGCTTGTCGATGACTTCCTGCGGGGCGACGACATTGCCGATGGATTTGGACATTTTTCTGCCGGCGCCGTCCACGACGTAACCATGGGTTAAAACATTCTTATACGGGGCGACGCCGCGGGTTCCGACGGAAGCGAGCAAGGAGGAATGGAACCAGCCGCGATGCTGGTCGGAGCCTTCCAAGTAAAGGTCGGCGGGAAAGCCGCCTTCAGGGCGTTTTTCCATGACAGCGGCAAAACTTGTGCCGGAATCAAACCAAACGTCAAGAATATCTTTTTCCCGTTTAAAGTGCGTTCCGCCGCAGTGCGGGCATTTTATGCCGTTCGGGATGATTTCGCTGTCTTGCGCTTCATACCAATAGTCACAGCCTGTGGGGTGTTTTGCAAAACGTTCTGCGATTTCACGCATCCATGCGGGATCTTGCCATGCTTCGCCGCAATCTTGGCAAAGCAGCGCAAGAATTGGGACGCCCCATGTTCTTTGGCGGGAAATGCACCAGTCGGGGCGCTGTTCTATCATATTGTAAATTCTGTCTTCGCCCCAGCCCGGTATCCATTTCACATCGCTGCGGATGGCATTTAATGCTTTCTGACGCAGGTTATTGGTATCCATGGTAATGAACCATTGGGTCGTTGCGCGGAAAATGACAGGCTCTTTGCAGCGCCAGCAATGGGGGTAGGAGTGGGAAATTTTAGCTTGCGCAAGCAAATTTCCGACTTCTTCAAGTTTGGCGATAACATGGGGATTTGCGTCAAAAACCATCATGTCTGCGAAAAATTCGACAGCAGGCAGAAAACGTCCTTGGTCATCAAGAGGGGAGTAAGCTTCAAGTCCGTATTTCAAGCCGACTTCATAGTCTTCCCGTCCGTGGCCCGGAGCGGTGTGCACACAGCCGGTTCCTGCGTCCAATGTCACGTGTTCCCCGAGAATGACAAGAGATTCCCGTTTATAGAAAGGGTGCAACGCTTTGAGGTTTTCAAAACGTTTGCCTTCAGCTTCCGCAAGAACCGTGTACTCTTCCCAGCCGAAAATTTTCGCGCAGTTTTCAAGAAGTTCTTTTGCCAGAATATATTGGTCATTGCCTGCCTGCACAAGCACATAGATAAATTCGGGATGCAGGCAGACGGCGAGGTTGTCGGGCAATGTCCACGGGGTTGTTGTCCAAATGACGATATAGCTGCGGGCGGTATCCGCATTGGGGAAAATATCCTTTAGTTTTTCGTCAGCTAAAGGAAAACGCACGTAAACAGAGGGGGAAGTGTGATCATCGTATTCGACTTCAGCTTCCGCAAGGGCGGTCTGGCAGGAATTGCACCAATAAATAGGCTTTTTGGAACGGTTTAAATTGCCGTTTTCAGCAAAGTTGGCAAGTTCCGCCGCAGTTACCGCTTCATAGTTCGGGTCCATGGACATATAGGGATTTTCCCAGTTTCCGAGAACACCGAGGCGTTTAAACTCTTTTCTTTGAATGTCGAGGAATTTTTGCGCATATTTTCTGCAGGCTTTGCGGATAGAGGCTTCGGGCATCTGGGCTTTCTTTTCTCCGAGTTCTTTTTCCACATTGCGTTCAATGGGCAGTCCGTGGCAGTCCCAGCCGGGAACATAAGGGGTTTTATAACCGGATAAATTTTTTGATTTGATAATGATGTCTTTCAATATCTTATTTAATGCGGTTCCTAAATGGATGTGTCCG
This window encodes:
- the ileS gene encoding isoleucine--tRNA ligase — translated: MADYKKTLNLPKTSYPMKADLVHKEPEMLKFWEQNNTYEVMQEASGSKGKYVFHDGPPYANGHIHLGTALNKILKDIIIKSKNLSGYKTPYVPGWDCHGLPIERNVEKELGEKKAQMPEASIRKACRKYAQKFLDIQRKEFKRLGVLGNWENPYMSMDPNYEAVTAAELANFAENGNLNRSKKPIYWCNSCQTALAEAEVEYDDHTSPSVYVRFPLADEKLKDIFPNADTARSYIVIWTTTPWTLPDNLAVCLHPEFIYVLVQAGNDQYILAKELLENCAKIFGWEEYTVLAEAEGKRFENLKALHPFYKRESLVILGEHVTLDAGTGCVHTAPGHGREDYEVGLKYGLEAYSPLDDQGRFLPAVEFFADMMVFDANPHVIAKLEEVGNLLAQAKISHSYPHCWRCKEPVIFRATTQWFITMDTNNLRQKALNAIRSDVKWIPGWGEDRIYNMIEQRPDWCISRQRTWGVPILALLCQDCGEAWQDPAWMREIAERFAKHPTGCDYWYEAQDSEIIPNGIKCPHCGGTHFKREKDILDVWFDSGTSFAAVMEKRPEGGFPADLYLEGSDQHRGWFHSSLLASVGTRGVAPYKNVLTHGYVVDGAGRKMSKSIGNVVAPQEVIDKHGAELLRLWVSSVDYREDIRFSDEIMSRLVDAYRRIRNTIRYMLGSIFDLGKENMVAAGEMESLDRFALDTVMQTHNKIQDAYENFEFHKVYHALHGLCATELSAFYFDILKDRLYSSHPESRERRSAQTALYHILMILLRDMAPILSFTAEESYRYIPEALKPEAKTIFATQDLNRDGFTLSEEARKNWEQLLLIRSEITKAIEPLRKSGEIGHSLDTAVELYLKEELQNALKACNADLRAICIISQLKIEDIKNAPVDAFFADTDGIAITVTKAKGEKCERCWIYSEELGTDANHPTLCPRCTEVMKNLE